A genomic window from Halogeometricum borinquense DSM 11551 includes:
- a CDS encoding AAA family ATPase codes for MLGTGSAEEFINDAEHHNQWWSDGTSPELSKATDLTPRSDFHRVLKTTNTHYTDGVESLVYAIHGQTGIGKTTLLHQLIAALLNTTDLPNQNTGLELTSAIGPRQILYIPLEDSLYQLERAGDDIKRLYQVIDYFQTHVAPRQGQKFILLDDIQALDLNEDRKAQLLNSVDEDTYLILTGNVASQVDLSTTESADTVEKFELWPVLPMKFIDTVQIGEGLGIDFDDEFRTRLEQYQSPDLDGPSPIKTIRTGISRRDSEIDLDTAVETLSELCFGLFDADDRDNLHDAARAYLRTGGTLHQTDDPSIRNELSKSQFLLFLYKELAKYRSIQQPENLHRLSSIAATNAGEELKYTALSDQIGVDRRTVDSYLDVLDEGIAVTESQDYSLRRYRRTRLYLRNPRHLVLLSQRQEHHGFEGYEQQDTLNHEFEYKLARTVAFDHAKRLAYTVGAYDVEYTETESGLIDYILHRNGHVLPFILSYHPHTGNAETIAEEFDPDSGQHTKSDSEELQELDYQAPYRFVITDSLPKSVAESESLVTQRGETRICYLPFWLFLLIC; via the coding sequence ATGCTTGGGACAGGGAGTGCAGAAGAGTTCATCAACGACGCCGAACACCATAACCAGTGGTGGAGTGACGGTACCTCTCCGGAACTATCGAAAGCCACAGACCTTACCCCTCGATCTGATTTCCACCGCGTTCTCAAAACGACGAACACCCACTACACCGACGGCGTCGAAAGCCTCGTCTACGCAATTCATGGCCAGACCGGAATCGGCAAAACCACTCTCCTCCACCAACTCATCGCAGCGCTCCTCAACACGACAGACCTCCCGAACCAAAACACAGGACTCGAACTCACCTCCGCAATCGGACCGCGACAAATACTCTACATCCCCTTAGAGGACTCCTTATACCAACTTGAACGCGCAGGTGACGATATCAAACGCCTCTACCAGGTCATCGACTACTTCCAGACGCACGTCGCACCCCGTCAAGGACAAAAGTTCATCCTCCTCGACGATATCCAGGCCCTTGACCTCAACGAGGATCGGAAAGCACAGCTACTCAACTCCGTCGACGAGGATACGTACCTAATCCTGACCGGCAACGTCGCATCTCAAGTCGATCTCTCCACTACCGAATCCGCCGACACTGTCGAAAAATTCGAATTATGGCCGGTCCTCCCGATGAAATTCATCGACACCGTTCAAATCGGCGAGGGACTCGGCATCGATTTCGATGACGAATTCCGAACTCGACTCGAACAATACCAATCACCCGACTTAGACGGACCATCGCCGATCAAGACGATTCGCACCGGGATTTCCCGAAGAGATTCCGAAATCGATCTCGACACTGCAGTTGAGACACTCTCAGAACTCTGCTTCGGCCTTTTCGATGCGGACGACCGAGACAACCTTCACGACGCCGCGCGCGCATACCTGCGCACAGGCGGCACGCTCCACCAGACAGACGACCCATCGATCCGGAACGAACTTTCAAAATCCCAGTTCCTCCTCTTTCTCTACAAAGAGCTCGCCAAGTACCGATCCATCCAACAACCCGAAAACCTCCACCGGCTCAGTTCCATCGCAGCAACTAACGCCGGTGAGGAACTCAAGTACACAGCCCTCAGCGACCAGATCGGTGTCGACAGACGAACCGTTGATAGCTATCTCGACGTGCTTGACGAAGGAATCGCAGTCACCGAATCCCAGGACTACTCCCTGCGACGCTACCGTCGCACCCGATTGTACCTTCGCAACCCACGCCACCTCGTCCTTCTCTCCCAACGACAGGAACACCACGGCTTCGAAGGCTACGAACAGCAAGACACGCTCAACCACGAATTCGAGTACAAACTCGCCCGCACTGTCGCCTTCGACCACGCCAAACGCCTCGCATACACCGTCGGAGCATACGACGTTGAATACACAGAAACCGAATCCGGCCTCATTGACTACATCCTCCACCGCAACGGACACGTCCTCCCCTTCATCCTCTCCTACCACCCGCACACTGGCAACGCCGAAACAATCGCCGAAGAATTCGACCCCGACTCCGGTCAGCACACTAAATCAGACAGCGAAGAGCTACAGGAGTTAGACTACCAGGCACCGTACCGGTTCGTCATAACCGACAGTCTCCCAAAGAGCGTCGCCGAGAGCGAGTCACTCGTTACTCAGAGAGGGGAAACAAGAATCTGTTATCTTCCATTCTGGCTGTTCCTCCTGATCTGTTAA
- a CDS encoding Piwi domain-containing protein produces MAVKADIEDGEEIDIALHVTGIDEWEHDAIARKIQLEDVDGAAIDLTVFHNNDVSDFEWEIGEWYLLENVVGNEFRGEMQLNPGYDLTVTLLNDPPAAAGNDKSPGSVPPEEPVDQSGESGSSGAAASTSGEPGDAEFVRGSEVDDGSRPTADGGGKLLHQQPLSDGNYLLQFELGSLPELPVHEYELRATGSGGIDPDDFTNGIEGFTAKAANYYQSRIGSPVTTADASRRRIYATEKLHGTISMHGYTVKPVHQGETTLEARSYTNDGPLQEFVKQDVKRAVAGRFEVSGIDSIIEPTPQRTANSGLFEAYRKYKCRIRVDADGTVICGVNVAYHLESTFSAAEWVQRGHDIADVTVEHDTDLYDSARTATVKEIIDMDYDDMLDGPGVPMSEYHEKHVEQDVIDSMRAGNPVIADLQYGSGEDSIFPQLLEYCKVIPTFDQLGRVDETFLNVIHNESRMKPEERFNVVTSFVDLLGPTPYFDFGPVPQPTNAGYREQKTPNIPNLRFGDGRTGYYGAGGLERKGYGVYKAPESFDIIALYPDSEQAAARPYVLSVLGKLAEYDGKPTKFDQETYELGSEFHYSQHAQKTSDYDAALIVVPDKDKAAAADYDDPYPEFKRRLGQLGVPSQMITIDNLGNDSYLGNISSSLIGKAGGVPWRIDDVPGDVDAFVGLDVTYDHATKQHLGAAANVIMADGTILASEAVTKQAGETFDEDDVANVIKHVLEIFAEEEGRPPRHVVIHRDGKFYLDIESLIKRLDKARDLIQRFDLVEIRKSGNPRIAEYDESKSRFDIADKGVAFHVHNGDHSYLTTTGGKEGSPGTPRPLQIVKRHGSTDLDTLAEQTYWLSEAHVGSLSRSTRLPITTYYADKCADFAMKGYLTKGSVIRGVPYI; encoded by the coding sequence ATGGCAGTCAAGGCCGATATCGAGGATGGGGAAGAGATCGACATCGCGCTGCACGTCACGGGGATTGACGAGTGGGAGCACGATGCCATCGCTCGGAAAATCCAGCTGGAGGACGTTGACGGCGCGGCGATAGATCTGACAGTATTCCACAACAACGACGTCTCGGACTTCGAGTGGGAGATTGGGGAGTGGTATCTCCTGGAGAACGTCGTCGGGAACGAGTTCCGCGGCGAGATGCAACTCAACCCGGGGTATGACCTCACCGTCACGCTGTTAAACGACCCTCCCGCCGCTGCCGGGAACGACAAGTCACCCGGTAGTGTACCCCCAGAAGAACCAGTCGACCAGTCAGGGGAGAGTGGTTCGAGTGGTGCTGCCGCGTCAACATCGGGTGAGCCCGGTGACGCAGAGTTCGTTCGCGGAAGTGAGGTCGATGATGGTTCGCGGCCGACAGCTGATGGTGGCGGCAAGCTCCTGCATCAACAGCCGCTCTCGGATGGGAACTACTTGCTGCAGTTCGAACTCGGGTCGCTGCCGGAACTACCAGTCCACGAGTACGAACTCCGGGCGACCGGGAGTGGCGGGATCGACCCTGACGATTTCACGAACGGTATTGAGGGGTTCACGGCGAAAGCGGCGAACTACTATCAGTCACGGATCGGGAGTCCCGTGACGACGGCTGACGCTTCCCGTCGGCGTATCTACGCGACCGAGAAACTCCACGGTACGATCTCGATGCACGGGTACACGGTCAAGCCGGTGCATCAGGGCGAGACGACGCTGGAAGCGCGCTCGTACACGAACGACGGGCCGCTCCAGGAGTTCGTCAAGCAGGACGTGAAACGAGCCGTTGCTGGTCGCTTTGAGGTGTCCGGGATCGACTCGATCATCGAGCCCACCCCGCAGCGGACCGCGAACAGCGGGCTGTTCGAAGCCTATCGGAAGTACAAGTGCCGGATTCGCGTCGATGCTGACGGCACCGTGATTTGCGGTGTGAACGTCGCATACCATCTCGAATCGACGTTCTCCGCCGCCGAGTGGGTGCAGCGCGGACACGACATCGCCGATGTAACCGTCGAGCACGACACGGACCTGTACGACAGCGCGCGCACGGCGACGGTCAAGGAGATTATCGACATGGACTACGATGATATGCTGGACGGGCCAGGCGTTCCGATGTCGGAGTACCACGAGAAACACGTCGAACAGGACGTCATCGACTCGATGCGGGCCGGGAATCCGGTCATTGCTGACCTGCAGTACGGGAGCGGCGAGGATTCGATCTTCCCGCAGCTCTTGGAGTACTGTAAGGTCATTCCGACGTTCGACCAGTTGGGCCGCGTCGATGAGACGTTCCTAAACGTCATCCACAACGAGAGCCGGATGAAACCCGAGGAACGCTTCAACGTCGTCACGTCGTTCGTCGACCTGCTCGGCCCGACCCCGTACTTCGACTTCGGCCCGGTCCCGCAGCCAACAAACGCCGGGTACCGAGAGCAAAAGACACCGAATATCCCGAACCTGCGGTTCGGCGATGGCCGAACAGGGTACTACGGGGCTGGCGGGCTGGAACGGAAGGGCTACGGCGTGTACAAGGCTCCAGAGTCGTTCGACATCATCGCGCTGTATCCGGACAGCGAACAAGCCGCAGCACGACCGTACGTCCTCTCAGTACTCGGCAAGCTCGCGGAATACGACGGAAAGCCGACGAAGTTCGACCAGGAGACCTACGAACTGGGCTCGGAGTTCCACTACTCCCAGCATGCACAGAAGACGAGCGACTACGATGCGGCGTTAATCGTCGTCCCTGATAAGGACAAAGCTGCGGCAGCAGACTACGACGACCCGTATCCTGAGTTTAAGCGCCGACTTGGACAACTCGGGGTGCCGAGTCAGATGATCACCATCGACAATCTCGGCAACGACAGCTATCTCGGGAACATCAGTTCGTCTCTAATCGGGAAGGCGGGCGGTGTGCCGTGGCGGATCGACGACGTTCCAGGGGATGTTGACGCGTTCGTCGGCCTCGACGTGACCTACGACCATGCGACAAAGCAACACCTCGGCGCGGCCGCGAACGTCATCATGGCCGACGGAACCATCCTCGCGTCCGAGGCCGTCACGAAGCAAGCTGGCGAGACGTTCGACGAGGACGACGTAGCGAACGTCATCAAGCACGTTCTGGAAATCTTCGCCGAAGAGGAAGGCCGACCACCGCGGCACGTAGTCATCCATCGTGACGGGAAGTTCTACCTCGACATCGAGAGCCTGATCAAGCGTCTCGACAAGGCTAGGGATCTCATCCAGCGCTTCGACCTCGTCGAGATCCGAAAATCCGGGAACCCCCGCATCGCCGAGTACGACGAATCGAAATCACGGTTCGATATCGCGGACAAAGGCGTCGCCTTCCACGTCCACAACGGCGACCATTCCTACCTGACCACGACCGGTGGGAAGGAGGGTAGTCCTGGCACGCCGCGGCCGCTACAGATCGTGAAACGCCACGGATCGACAGACCTCGACACGCTCGCGGAGCAAACCTACTGGCTGTCGGAAGCACACGTCGGTTCGCTGAGCCGGTCCACCCGGCTCCCCATCACCACGTACTACGCCGACAAGTGCGCCGACTTCGCCATGAAGGGCTACCTCACCAAGGGCAGCGTCATCCGCGGTGTCCCATACATCTGA